In the Oscarella lobularis chromosome 14, ooOscLobu1.1, whole genome shotgun sequence genome, one interval contains:
- the LOC136195517 gene encoding tuftelin-interacting protein 11-like — MSSDEEMEAFEITDYDVENEFNPNRKRRKFTREDAIYGVWAQRDDDDDGRGFRSYYGKKGASSAASDYSRPMQFVGRASAEGEDEESDASSDGERKDKILLERLKEEEEEAKELKREVPENFVSGKKAGFLQTVAEKKKRKATAPTAKPVKQIDREFGAWEKHTSGFGLKLLQKMGYVPGQGLGKEGAGIVKPIQAFKRRGREALAYFGSEQKHEEYRDKNERRGRRKKGEAADVEEEEEEESHWKVLPKEKGEKKKIKYVYKTVEDILESGVKKTRRGRSQADLKIIDMTGPEQRVLSGYDQLHTEPLQSSETEKYREKVYLPELLHNLNLLVDLAETEILDTSRRLQYEQDQAITCRQEKRRVEEEIARHDGEIAKLEDVLKIVESCKDRLKLGCENRLTLVECIDLFKKFKSDYPKECKMYGLMQLCESFAFPLMKTYLSQWSPLLTPTFGIDVFSTWRDILVDELGEERGEARQMNMYEKMLWKVWMPKIRIAISGWVCRNCDSLIEFIDEWIPLLPRWITSNIVDQLVLPRLQEEVDRWSPTTDIVPVHSWIHPWLPLLGQRLEIVYPIIRQKLATALTAWHPSDLSAKMILKPWVNVFSAGSMDVFLLNNIIPKLALCLNEFIINPKQQDIEPFQWVMAWQEMISEHRFAQLLERHFFPKWTQVLCSWLSNDPNYDEVTKWYIGWKSMISQNLLNHPVIKEHFGNALNIMNCAVAPGGKSRPSGTSTSLPYFTSIERKRAAEAAAEKRAAYLQAGVPQAASTEGLRFIDLVQKKAEDAGILFMPVPGKKHDGKTVYTFGAQTIYIDRNVLFVHSPSGKSGWVPISLGNLLEMSKGRI; from the exons ATGAGTTCCGACGAAGAGATGGAAGCGTTCGAAATTACCGACTACGATGTGGAAAACGAGTTCAATCCcaatcgaaagcgacgcaAATTTACGCGCGAGGACGCGATTTACGGCGTCTGGGcccaacgcgacgacgacgatgacggaagGGGTTTCCGATCGTACTACGGCAAAAAAGGAGCGTCGAGCGCCGCGTCCGACTACAGCCGACCCATGCAGTTCGTCGGACGCGCTAGCgccgaaggagaagacgaagaaagcgacgcttCAAGCGACggggaaagaaaagacaagATTCTCTTGGAGAGAttgaaggaagaggaggaggaggcgaaGGAATTGAAGAGGGAAGTTCCTGAGAATTTCGTGTCTGGCAAGAAGGCCGGATTTCTTCAGACCGTTgcggagaagaaaaagagaaaagcgaccGCGCCGACGGCAAAGCCAGTGAAGCAGATCGATAG AGAGTTTGGTGCTTGGGAGAAACATACGTCAGGCTTCGGTCTGAAATTGTTACAAAAA atggGTTATGTTCCTGGACAGGGTCTCGGTAAAGAGGGAGCG GGTATTGTGAAGCCAATTCAAGCGTTCaagagaagaggaagggAGGCTTTGGCCTACTTTGGATCCGAGCAAAAGCATGAA GAGTATAGAgacaaaaacgagagaagaggaagaagaaagaaaggcgaagcAGCTGAcgttgaagaggaagaggaagaagagagtcATTGGAAAGTTTTGCCCAAA gaaaaaggagagaaaaagaaaatcaaatatGTCTATAAAACCGTGGAAGATATACTG gaatCCGGCGTTAAGAAAACTCGACGGGGGAGATCTCAGGCTGACTTGAAA ATTATTGATATGACTGGACCGGAGCAAAGGGTTTTGTCAGGCTACGATCAACTCCACACGGAACCGCTTCAGTCAAGCGAAACTGAAAAAT ATCGCGAGAAAGTGTATTTACCTGAACTCCTTCATAATTTGAACCTGCTGGTTGATTTAGCGGAAACGGAGATTCTGGACACAAGCCGAAG ACTTCAATATGAGCAAGACCAAGCTATTACTTGTCGAcaggaaaagagaagagtcgaagaagagattgCTAGACACGACGGCGAAATAGCCAAATTGGAGGACGTATTAAAAATCGTAGAAAG TTGCAAAGACAGACTCAAACTGGGTTGCGAGAATCGTCTCACTCTCGTCGAATGCATAGatttattcaaaaaatttaaatccGACTATCCGAAAGAGTGCAAG ATGTATGGACTTATGCAGTTGTGCGAGTCGTTTGCCTTTCCCCTG ATGAAAACGTATCTATCTCAGTGGAGTCCGCTATTGACGCCCACTTTTGGTATTGATGTCTTTTCAACGTGGAGAGACATCCTCGTAGATGAACTCGGAGAAGAGAGGGGGGAGGCTAGACA AATGAATATGTATGAAAAAATGCTATGGAAAGTGTGGATGCCAAAAATTAGAATAGCCATAAG TGGATGGGTGTGTCGCAATTGCGATTCCCTCATCGAATTTATTGACGAATGGATTCCGCTCCTGCCGCGCTGGATCACGTCCAACATCGTCGATCAACTCGTGCTGCCACGACTACAAGAGGAAGTCGATCGATGGAGTCCGACGACGGATATTGTGCCTGTTCACTCTTGGATTCATCCGTGGTTGCCCCTATTGGGGCAACGTCTCGAAATCGTCTATCCTATTATTCGACAGAAACTTGCCACTGCTCTCACCGCCTGGCATCCCTCCGATCTTTCGGCGAAGATGATTCTCAAGCCTTGGGTCAAT GTTTTTTCTGCTGGAAGCATGGACGTCTTTCTGCTTAATAATATTATTCCTAAATTGGCTTTGTGTCTCAACGAGTTTATTATTAATCCGAAGCAGCAGGACATAG AGCCTTTTCAATGGGTTATGGCGTGGCAAGAAATGATATCCGAACATCGTTTTGCTCAACTTCTCGAACGCCACTTTTTTCCCAAGTGGACTCAAGTTCTCTGCTCCTGGCTCTCAAATGACCCCAACTACGACGAAGTGACCAAGTGGTATATAGGTTGGAAGTCAATGATAAGCCAAAATCTCCTGAACCACCCAGTCATCAaag AGCATTTTGGTAATGCTCTAAACATTATGAATTGCGCTGTTGCTCCCGGCGGAAAATCCCGACCTTCTGGTACCAGCACATCACTTCCGTATTTCACCAGCATTGAGAGAAA aCGGGCTGCTGAAGCTGCTGCTGAAAAACGAGCCGCCTACCTCCAA GCGGGCGTGCCACAGGCGGCATCAACAGAAGGACTAAGATTCATTGACTTGGTTCAAAAGAAG gcGGAAGATGCTGGGATTCTGTTTATGCCTGTGCCAGGTAAGAAACACGATGGTAAAACGGTGTACACGTTTGGAGCGCAGACGATTTACATTGACCGAAATGTTTTATTTGTGCACTCGCCTTCGGGCAAGAGTGGTTGGGTGCCTATTTCGCTTGGTAATCTGTTAGAGATGTCTAAGGGGAGGATCTGA
- the LOC136195518 gene encoding uncharacterized protein, with product MSAVQKGRRFELAVVELLSRYRFVVEHTGGSNDRGVDFRGYWRPSERISLPVIGQCKAYSRRLRPCEVREMEGTARLHSAPPTLALLVSSNGFSVGSTSLLRSLTSPIALATISLNDASANLVELSLSPKAQALLPWLFIGSDYKFNNHRKTVSLLLKKKNGQLIDIRDTTLLSDPPLRHL from the exons ATGTCCGCCGTGCAGAAaggtcgtcgtttcgaattaGCCGTCGTTGAGCTGCTGTCGCGctatcgattcgtcgtcgaacacACGGGAGGGTCGAACGATCGGGGCGTCGACTTTCGCGGCTACTGGCGACCGAGCGAACGAATCAGCCTTCCCGTCATCGGCCAATGCAAAGCCTATTCGAGACGACTTCGTCCGTGCGAAGTGAGAGAAATGGAGGGAACTGCAAGACTGCACTCGGCTCCGCCGACgctcgctcttctcgtcaGTTCGAATGG GTTTTCTGTTGGTTCTACGTCATTGCTTCgatctctgacgtcaccgatCGCTTTGGCAACGATTTCGTTGAACGACGCCTCGGCGAATCTCGTTGAACTAAGCCTCAGCCCCAAAGCCCAAGCCTTGCTACCGTGGCTCTTCATAGGATCAGACTACAAATTCAATAATCACAGAAAAACTGTTAGTCTTctactaaaaaagaaaaacgggCAATTGATTGACATTAGAGATACTACGTTGCTATCAGATCCTCCCCTTAGACATCTCTAA
- the LOC136195522 gene encoding very long-chain specific acyl-CoA dehydrogenase, mitochondrial-like, with the protein MSLLRTFRVGLTTGARLIRRRQLAAAASSSSKDKDPTPSSFALNLFTGKLVLDEVFPFPEALSEEGKETLGLLVDPLTKFYEEVNDAAKNDQNEKVSDEVMDAVKKMGGFGMQIPSDLGGLGLTNSQYARLGEISGGYDLGLSIVMGAHQSIGFKGILLYGNEEQKKKYLPRLASGELIAAYCLTEPTSGSDAQSIRCKAELSPDKKHYILNGSKLWISNGVIADVFTVFAQTPLGENQENKITAFIVERNFEGVSNGPPEKKMGIKASTTAAVYFDNVKIPVENVLLEPGDGFKIAMNILNNGRFGMAAAMTGTMKALIQRASDHVSQRVQFGSTLDSYGSIQSKIAKMALQAYVTESIAYMISANMDKGAEEFQLEAAISKIYGSEAAWNVADECIQIHGGMGFMTDAGLERVLRDLRIFRIFEGTNDILRLFIALTGFMHAGKQLRGLAKAIQNPFSNPSLVFAEGTKRAKNAFGLATTSSLTQFTHPDLKKPSDQATAAISKFGITAQDLVVKYKKDIIHQQILLTQIADAAIDIYAMVSVLSRATRSLKLNLPSAEHETKLCTIFCDEASERVLTNLKNAKSAQEQQKNDVLKDIAKEVVEKGHYVPVHPLEV; encoded by the exons ATGAGCTTGTTGAGAACTTTTCG CGTTGGCTTGACAACAGGTGCGAGGCTGATTCGAAGGAGACAGCTCGCGGCTgcagcgtcttcttcttctaaagaCAAAGACCCTACACCGTCATCGTTTGCTCTGAATTTGTTCACGGGAAAACTCGTTTTAGACGAAGTTTTTCCTTTCCCTGAAG CTTTGAGTGAGGAAGGTAAAGAGACACTTGGTCTTCTTGTTGATCCACTCACCAAATTCTATGAG GAAGTGAATGACGCAGCCAAAAATGACCAAAACGAGAAAGTTTCAGATGAAGTAATGGACGCTGTAAAGAAAATGGGCGGGTTTGGAATGCAG attcCTTCGGATTTGGGGGGTCTGGGACTAACCAATTCTCAGTACGCTCGTCTTGGAGAGATTTCAGGAGGATATGACCTCGGACTGAGCATTGTCATGGGAGCTCATCAA TCAATTGGGTTTAAAGGAATTCTACTCTATGGAAATgaagagcagaagaagaaatatttgCCTAGG TTGGCATCAGGTGAGCTTATTGCAGCCTATTGTCTCACTGAACCAACAAGTGGCTCAGATGCCCAA TCCATTCGTTGTAAGGCGGAGCTGAGTCCTGACAAAAAACACTATATATTGAATGGATCTAAACTTTG GATCAGCAATGGAGTGATTGCTGACGTTTTCACCGTCTTTGCCCAGACGCCCTTGGGAGAAAATCAGGAGAACAAAATAACGGCTTTTATAGTGGAACGAAATTTTGAAGGCGTCTCCAA TGGGCCACCTGAGAAAAAGATGGGTATCAAGGCCTCTACTACTGCTGCCGTTTATTTTGACAATGTCAAAATCCCCGTTGAAAATGTTCTACTCG AGCCTGGGGACGGGTTTAAAATCGCCATGAATATTTTGAATAATGGTCGATTTGGAATGGCTGCTGCGATGACTGGCACAATGAAAGCTCTCATTCAACGAGCC AGCGATCACGTGTCTCAGCGAGTACAATTTGGAAGCACTCTCGACTCTTACGGCAGCATACAGTCTAAAATTGCCAAAATGGCTCTTCAAGCTTACGTCACTGAA TCGATAGCATACATGATAAGTGCGAATATGGACAAAGGGGCGGAGGAATTTCAGCTTGAAGCTGCTATTAGCAAAATATACGGCTCG GAAGCTGCTTGGAATGTAGCAGATGAATGCATCCAG ATACACGGGGGAATGGGATTTATGACG GACGCTGGCTTGGAACGCGTATTGAGAGACTTGAGAATATTTCGCATATTCGAAGGAACGAATGATATTCTCAGGCTCTTCATCGCACTCACCGGATTTATG CACGCAGGAAAACAATTGAGGGGATTAGCCAAAGCAATCCAAAATCCCTTCTCCAATCCCAGTTTAGTATTCGCAGAGGGAACCAAAAGGGCAAAGAA tgcTTTCGGTTTGGCAACCACTTCGTCGCTGACTCAATTCACTCATCCTGACTTGAAAAAGCCGTCAGATCAAGCGACCGCAGCCATCTCAAAATTTGGAATCACCGCGCAAGATCTAGTGGTCAAATACAAGAAAGACATTATAC ATCAACAAATACTTTTGACTCAAATTGCTGATGCGGCTATCGATATCTATGCCATGGTCAGCGTTCTCTCTCGAGCCACGCGCTCattaaaattgaatttgcCATCTGCTGAGCACGAGACAAAACTGTGCACTATTTTCTGCGATGAA GCGAGTGAAAGGGTCTTGACTAATTTGAAAAATGCCAAGTCTGCACAAGAACAACAGAAGAACGACGTTCTGAAGGACATAGCTAAGGAAGTAGTCGAAAAAGGACACTATGTACCCGTGCACCCCTTGGAAGTGTAA
- the LOC136195524 gene encoding uncharacterized protein isoform X1 gives MNQDRSPEARKQSEDDQELLFQQRRESEYSDYSHVEISGGGEDSGNVLSTSTALNQCEKKVLNPYLGLLKILGWRPVVQNVTIFRRTFNQIYLLFIFSLLIASYVLKIFVCDSSIATGPTISTPHVNRTGLPTRVPAHSIVPAATRTWHCRHLFTTYLIPESIHGLAYVYLFYHFRIKETEQLSSLVQTVFLQSCNIQSTRKSQRKLITILRMFLVLGCVWVGMTVLSICLQVANQYVNKSERGNVNYNDWQITVVVCGHFIVNLVYMAIALNYCTQCQLLIHYVQYILLCIQERSLELKRVMQDVFKLKRFVSRLNGQMATATSLCLFSQANWFLFGFVNFLKRFYNDRTSSSAISWTHAALFPLLWLFALAPVLIQASRLTTICSKLRFSGLTVRLFGYQNCSPIDLDSFSSFLLTAKMEAKLFAFPISRKVVIGLISGAGIIFLLLVQLDPSVQLSIRI, from the exons ATGAATCAGGACCGCTCGCCTGAAGCCAGAAAG CAGTCTGAGGACGATCAAGAGCTTCTGTTTCAGCAAAGGCGAGAGAGCGAATACTCAGACTATTCCCACGTCGAG ATATCAGGAGGCGGAGAAGATTCGGGTAACGTTTTATCGACGAGCACGGCTCTGAATCAGTGCGAGAAGAAAGTTCTCAATCCGTATCTGGGCCTCCTAAAAATT ctcgGATGGCGTCCCGTCGTTCAAAATGTCACCATCTTTCGACGCACTTTCAACCAAATCTATTTGCTCTTCATTTTCAGTCTTCTCATAGCAAGTTACGTTCTCAAGATTTTTGTCTGCGATTCATCTATTGCGACTGGGCCAACGATTAGTACTCCGCATGTAAATAGGACTGGGCTGCCTACGAGAGTGCCTGCTCACTCAATAGTGCCAGCTGCAACG CGGACTTGGCACTGTCGTCATTTATTCACGACGTACCTTATTCCCGAGTCGATTCACGGTCTTGCCTACGTCTACTTGTTTTATCATTTTCGGATCAAGGAAACTGAGCAGCTCTCGTCCCTTGTGCAGACG GTTTTTCTTCAATCGTGCAATATTCAATCTACTCGAAAATCACAGCGGAAACTTATTACGATTCTCAG GATGTTTCTAGTTTTGGGATGCGTCTGGGTTGGGATGACGGTTTTGTCAATTTGTCTTCAAGTTGCTAACCAATATGTGAACAAGAGCGAAAGAGGCAATGTGAACTATAACGATTGGCAGATCACTGTCGTCGTCTGCGGTCATTTCATTGTCAATCTCGTCTACATGGCCATTGCTTTGAACTACTGCACCCAATGCCAACTACTTATACATTACGTCCAATACATTCTCCTGTGCATACAGGAAAGAAGTCTAGAATTGAAAAGAGTCATGCAG GATGTATTCAAATTGAAACGATTTGTGAGTCGTCTAAATGGGCAAATGGCTACGGCTACGTCCTTATGTCTATTTTCTCAAGCGAACTGGTTTCTTTTTG GCTTTGTCAACTTTTTGAAGAGATTTTACAACGACCGGACTTCTTCAAGCGCAATATCTTGGACTCACGCCGCTCTTTTTCCGCTTCTCTGGCTCTTTGCTTTGGCTCCCGTTCTCATTCAG GCTTCAAGACTGACAACTATTTGTTCaaagcttcgattttctggCTTAACTGTTCGTCTGTTTGGATATCAAAATTGCTCTCCAATCGACTTGGATTCGTTTTCgagttttcttttgactGCCAAAATGGAG GCAAAATTGTTTGCTTTTCCCATTAGTCGCAAGGTAGTGATTGGTCTAATATCTGGTGCCGGTATCATCTTTTTATTGCTCGTGCAACTGGATCCGTCTGTGCAATTGTCGATACGTATCTAG
- the LOC136195524 gene encoding uncharacterized protein isoform X2 — protein sequence MNQDRSPEARKSEDDQELLFQQRRESEYSDYSHVEISGGGEDSGNVLSTSTALNQCEKKVLNPYLGLLKILGWRPVVQNVTIFRRTFNQIYLLFIFSLLIASYVLKIFVCDSSIATGPTISTPHVNRTGLPTRVPAHSIVPAATRTWHCRHLFTTYLIPESIHGLAYVYLFYHFRIKETEQLSSLVQTVFLQSCNIQSTRKSQRKLITILRMFLVLGCVWVGMTVLSICLQVANQYVNKSERGNVNYNDWQITVVVCGHFIVNLVYMAIALNYCTQCQLLIHYVQYILLCIQERSLELKRVMQDVFKLKRFVSRLNGQMATATSLCLFSQANWFLFGFVNFLKRFYNDRTSSSAISWTHAALFPLLWLFALAPVLIQASRLTTICSKLRFSGLTVRLFGYQNCSPIDLDSFSSFLLTAKMEAKLFAFPISRKVVIGLISGAGIIFLLLVQLDPSVQLSIRI from the exons ATGAATCAGGACCGCTCGCCTGAAGCCAGAAAG TCTGAGGACGATCAAGAGCTTCTGTTTCAGCAAAGGCGAGAGAGCGAATACTCAGACTATTCCCACGTCGAG ATATCAGGAGGCGGAGAAGATTCGGGTAACGTTTTATCGACGAGCACGGCTCTGAATCAGTGCGAGAAGAAAGTTCTCAATCCGTATCTGGGCCTCCTAAAAATT ctcgGATGGCGTCCCGTCGTTCAAAATGTCACCATCTTTCGACGCACTTTCAACCAAATCTATTTGCTCTTCATTTTCAGTCTTCTCATAGCAAGTTACGTTCTCAAGATTTTTGTCTGCGATTCATCTATTGCGACTGGGCCAACGATTAGTACTCCGCATGTAAATAGGACTGGGCTGCCTACGAGAGTGCCTGCTCACTCAATAGTGCCAGCTGCAACG CGGACTTGGCACTGTCGTCATTTATTCACGACGTACCTTATTCCCGAGTCGATTCACGGTCTTGCCTACGTCTACTTGTTTTATCATTTTCGGATCAAGGAAACTGAGCAGCTCTCGTCCCTTGTGCAGACG GTTTTTCTTCAATCGTGCAATATTCAATCTACTCGAAAATCACAGCGGAAACTTATTACGATTCTCAG GATGTTTCTAGTTTTGGGATGCGTCTGGGTTGGGATGACGGTTTTGTCAATTTGTCTTCAAGTTGCTAACCAATATGTGAACAAGAGCGAAAGAGGCAATGTGAACTATAACGATTGGCAGATCACTGTCGTCGTCTGCGGTCATTTCATTGTCAATCTCGTCTACATGGCCATTGCTTTGAACTACTGCACCCAATGCCAACTACTTATACATTACGTCCAATACATTCTCCTGTGCATACAGGAAAGAAGTCTAGAATTGAAAAGAGTCATGCAG GATGTATTCAAATTGAAACGATTTGTGAGTCGTCTAAATGGGCAAATGGCTACGGCTACGTCCTTATGTCTATTTTCTCAAGCGAACTGGTTTCTTTTTG GCTTTGTCAACTTTTTGAAGAGATTTTACAACGACCGGACTTCTTCAAGCGCAATATCTTGGACTCACGCCGCTCTTTTTCCGCTTCTCTGGCTCTTTGCTTTGGCTCCCGTTCTCATTCAG GCTTCAAGACTGACAACTATTTGTTCaaagcttcgattttctggCTTAACTGTTCGTCTGTTTGGATATCAAAATTGCTCTCCAATCGACTTGGATTCGTTTTCgagttttcttttgactGCCAAAATGGAG GCAAAATTGTTTGCTTTTCCCATTAGTCGCAAGGTAGTGATTGGTCTAATATCTGGTGCCGGTATCATCTTTTTATTGCTCGTGCAACTGGATCCGTCTGTGCAATTGTCGATACGTATCTAG
- the LOC136195523 gene encoding uncharacterized protein — protein sequence MSDLSGSLPSLMSSTDELSLLSSRSRGKESAISSEYDYVDVQIPDVGGAFRRSAATSAALRSCEKTVHRPYLIVMSLLAWRPLVVNSVLWKKILNRAYCLLIFGLLVTSYVIRILLCQRSYHPHNLADMKIHHNHRKNISAATVGPSTIPFDRLTKHCSHVVSSVVIPETIHLLAYVFVFVLYRIRESEQLSSLMETVFIQTVNQQSSRISHRRLVLTLRSFLVVGFLWLVVSILARTFDIVDVVHSGNSRIIAGLILLDLISHLVINLVFTAIVLNYCTQCQLLIFFVRCILLSIEERTLELDDIMKKAHSVKKFMSGLNGQIGTATSLCLFGFADLLGLGIFEFLVMMLKEHRTSLSVAHNVLFILMWLFLVAVILAQACRLSGMCEKLRQAGLAVRVFGYRACSSIDLHSFMAFLASLKMDAKLFAVPMKKGAVLGITTIALLIVLLLIQLDPKVGKYVNF from the exons ATGTCCGATCTAAGCGGCAGTTTGCCTTCTCTGATGTCATCGACCGACGAGTTATCG CTTTTATCGTCGCGGAGCCGCGGCAAAGAGAGCGCGATCAGTTCGGAATACGACTACGTAGACGTGCAG ATCCCTGACGTGGGCGGAGCCTTTAGACGCTCAGCTGCCACGAGCGCGGCATTGCGAAGCTGCGAGAAGACCGTCCATCGACCCTACTTAATCGTAATGTCACTG CTCGCTTGGCGACCGCTCGTCGTCAATAGCGTCTTATGGAAGAAGATTTTGAATCGAGCCTATTGTCTGCTCATTTTTGGGTTATTGGTGACGAGTTACGTCATCAGGATCTTACTCTGTCAGAGATCCTATCATCCGCACAATTTGGCTGATATGAAAATTCACCATAATCATCGCAAAAATATTTCAGCGGCTACCGTAGGGCCATCG ACAATTCCTTTTGATCGACTCACAAAGCATTGTTCTCATGTTGTATCGTCTGTTGTTATCCCTGAGACAATTCATCTACTGGCTTAcgtctttgtttttgttctttATCGAATTAGAGAGAGCGAACAGCTATCGTCGCTAATGGAAACG GTTTTTATACAGACTGTCAATCAACAGTCAAGTAGGATTTCTCACAGGCGACTCGTTTTAACGTTGAG ATCGTTTCTTGTTGTTGGTTTTCTTTGGCTTGTCGTTTCTATTCTGGCTCGTACTTTCGATATTGTGGATGTTGTTCATTCgggaaattcgcgaattATTGCGGGACTGATTTTATTGGATTTGATTAGTCACCTGGTCATCAATCTCGTCTTTACTGCGATTGTTCTGAACTATTGCACACAGTGCCAActtctcattttcttcgttcgctGCATTCTTCTCAGCATTGAAGAACGAACACTCGAATTGGACGACATCATGAAG AAAGCTCATTCTGTGAAGAAATTTATGAGTGGACTTAACGGTCAAATAGGCACAGCAACGAGCTTGTGCCTGTTCGGTTTTGCAGATCTGCTGGGACTAG GaatatttgaatttcttGTTATGATGTTAAAAGAGCATCGCACTTCTCTCTCAGTCGCTCACAACGTTTTATTTATCTTGATGTGGCTGTTTTTGGTGGCTGTAATATTAGCCCAG GCGTGCAGGCTGAGTGGAATGTGCGAGAAATTGAGGCAAGCTGGCTTAGCGGTTCGCGTCTTTGGATATCGAGCTTGCTCCTCCATTGATCTGCATTCTTTTATGGCATTTCTCGCTTCTCTGAAAATGGAC gcCAAGTTATTTGCCGTGCCGATGAAAAAGGGAGCCGTGCTTGGGATCACGA